The genome window agagCTTAATTTATCCtgaaagttaataaatatatacacagtctaagatttaagTCAGTAGCTtaagagctattaatttttgaattaacaaaatgttttttttaagctttatttttttatttttttgagatatcctaaccaagctcacaggaaatcaatttgctgttgtcttacacattattACCAcatttagttcaaatcggattactatatcatatagctgccataggaacgatcggtcgaaaatccatctttagtatgaaaagttgtgttatttcttgagatatatcaACTATTTTTCGTTAACAATTGGAACTAGTTCAGTTCTTAAAATCCGTCAGACTATAAcacaagttttattttggatTGTTTCTTAATAGATTTACAATCTAATTTTGAACATTGAACTCTATTAACTGTTAGCTTGTGAGCAGCTGGAATTGGTTTAGTtccgaaatatttttgaaagattTTTAGACAGATAGAGTTTTATACCcgttgtttaaaaaataagtaaaaaggtatattgtgttcgttggaatgtatgtaacagggagaagaaggcatcACCGACCCTGTAAAGTATAtctattcttgatcagcatcaacagccgagtcgatataaccatgtgtgtctgtccgtctgtatgaaccaaaggatctcagagactattagaggtagagtaaccaaatttggcacacagatttctatataccccacgcagatccgCAACCGCAAATCGGGACAAACCACCACACcaacagtttttaatataatactttttttttggctaagtaacgttatctattattattatctattatctcactgattcgcatcaagatcggactaGCGGAACGGACTagtgaaataagtaacgggtatcctatggtagggatctcgactatagcctttcccactttttattttaattgactgGATTGATTAGCTCGCCCGTTCACAGTTGGAGCAGAACTAGTTCATGTTAAATTCATTATCGTTTCCGGACAGGTGTTGGATGCAGCAAATTTTATACGGACATTCTACACGTGGTCCGCTCTCAACACAGATGAAATTGGACTCTATCTGGCAAAGGCACTGCTTAAATTGAATCGCAGATATGTTACGAATAATGTTCATCTGGTTGGACACAGCTTGGGGGCACAAATAGCAGGTGCCGCGGGCAGGTATTTCAAGGAGCTGAGCGGATCGATGCTGCCTCGAGTGACTGGTCTAGATCCAGCCAATCCCTGTTTCTATGATGGCAATGCGCTGAACGGTGCCGGAAGTGGTGATGCCAAGTATGTGGATCTCATAATTTCCAATCCGGGCGTTCTTGGTACCTCAGAAGATGCTGGCGATGGAAACTTTTTTGTTGAGGGCTTAGTGCCAATTAAATCCGGCTGCAGAGGCCTAGCTGCCATCACCTGTTCCCATCAGCGTGCCGTGGATTACTTTACGGAATCCGTGTATCCCACCAACGAGCGCAACTTTAGAGGAAATCACTGTACTACGCGATTGAGTCTATGGGGAGGCAGAACTTGCAGTAATATTAGAACGGCCGTCATGGGCTATGCGGCTGATAAGAAGGGTCTCTTCTATGTGGACGCTAACGAGGAAGAGCCCTATGGCAAGAATGTCAAACTGGAAACCTTTACGCCCACCGACAGCATTTGTGGTGCATGCAATCCGGAAAACTAATGGGGATCATCCAATTGAATGTACTTCATCAAATGTATCAATAT of Drosophila innubila isolate TH190305 chromosome X, UK_Dinn_1.0, whole genome shotgun sequence contains these proteins:
- the LOC117793292 gene encoding phospholipase A1, producing MSPLPLLLLLLLQQSWNTEAIDELSDEDIAINASASRSPEVQLNLLQGELRNWGPSLPLDVSFSALADICNTIIDLSIVRPRITPDMSRMNFVLQLDACRNVSVPLTNAEELWTTSGFSPKRPTVIFITGWTSTIDRSNSGPVAKAFACRNDTNFMVLDAANFIRTFYTWSALNTDEIGLYLAKALLKLNRRYVTNNVHLVGHSLGAQIAGAAGRYFKELSGSMLPRVTGLDPANPCFYDGNALNGAGSGDAKYVDLIISNPGVLGTSEDAGDGNFFVEGLVPIKSGCRGLAAITCSHQRAVDYFTESVYPTNERNFRGNHCTTRLSLWGGRTCSNIRTAVMGYAADKKGLFYVDANEEEPYGKNVKLETFTPTDSICGACNPEN